The DNA window aaaaaaaggccgGACGAAGGAGAAAGGAGTAATAGCAAGtcaaaaatctgaaaaattaaatgaagggAAACCTCGCTATCATCTTTAACAgattatataattatcaatttcaacctgatcaaattaattttatcagtCTCATCCTAATTCCATTAAAAATCAGACAGGTTTCCTTTTCACGACCAAGACAAACACATAACAATTCCTGCAAAGAAGTTCAAAAGCGTCCAGTGTTGAACATATTTGAGAAGAACTTCTTTTCTCGACAGGGAAGATTTGCAATGAAAATACGCTAATGTAAGAGTTGGGTTAGATTCGGGacgaaattgataaaaattattgttcggGACGAAACTAAGACCCAGGCAATATTTTAGGAATCATAGAAAggttttccaaaaaataaaaagttggttGGTGAAGActacagcaacaacaacaaggaCAACGAACACCCAAGCCCACCAAAAACCCCtttaaccaaaccaaacctCTTGAAAAAACCACAAACTGAACACAACTGTGTCGTCCTGTAGtgtaagagaagagaaagatagGAGAGAAACAGAGTGAAAGCCATGGCTCAAGTGAGCAAAATCAGCAATGGAGCACAAAACACCTACACAACAATCCATCTTTTAAAACCCCAAATACCCAAATCTTTGTCTTCAATTTCATTTAGATCACAGCTCATTAAAGGGTCTTCTTTTGGTTTGAAGCAATGTAAAAAAATGGGTAGTTGCAAGCTAAAGGTTGAACCTTTGAAGGTTTTAGCTTCAATTGCTACAGCAGAGAAGCCATCAACTGTACCTGAGATCGTTTTGCAACCCATCAAAGATATTTCTGGTACTGTTACTTTACCGGGTTCCAAGTCTCTGTCAAATCGGATACTCCTTCTTGCTGCTCTCTCTgaggtaatattaaaaaatgtatatatgATGCTTGAagtttttcattgctttttcgGTTTTGAATCTTGAGCTACTATAGGAATGAAATCAAGTTTAGATTTAGACTTTTGGATTTTGCTATTTTGTTAGAGTGCGTGTTGTCCTTGTTACAGTCTGAGATGTGAGTTAAatagaataaattgaaagatcGAGGCTTTATTGGTGGAAATGATATTTGGTTGGTGGATTGTTATAGAGATTTGAGAAAATGTActtgaaagggaaaagaaaagatatatatatatatatatatatatatatatatatatattatttttaatcgtTTAGTTTCACAAAGATAATTTCTTTGGTAGTTGTTTCTAgtaattgtttgtatttttcacctggaattgaaattgatttatttttatgctgCTGACAATATTCGGTAGAAATGCTATAGAGGAGAATGGCTTCTGGTAGTGACGATTATATAATGaaattcataaaacaaaaagattataCAGTGAATGCTTTTGACCTTTGTTTGTATtactttcatataaaaaaacgtTACTTTGAATACTGCATACATGTGGGGAGTTATGTGTTTCTTGTCTCACATTTCTAGGCCTGTTAATTTTGTTGgcagttattaattttttcctttcatctcTTTCATTCAGGGTACGACTGTTGTTGACAATTTGTTGAATAGTGATGATGTTCATTACATGCTTGGCGCGCTAAGAACACTTGGCCTACATGTGGAAGATAATAAGAAACTCAAACAAGCAATTGTAGAAGGATGTGGTGGCCAGTTTCCTGTGGGAAAAGAAGCAAATGTTGATGTTGAACTTTTCCTTGGAAATGCTGGAACAGCAATGCGTCCATTGACAGCTGCTGTAACTGCTGCAGGTGGAAATTCAAGGTCTGTTCTATATTACTTCACTCCcagccttttctttcttccttttaaatAAGTTGTTCCGGTAAAATTTAATCCTGACCATTTAGAGGGGTTGATTAGATATTATCTTATGATCTTTCAAAGTTGGGTGGAGGTGAACTATATGCAAACTTGATTTCGGCATGGTCTCAACAACCATCACTTTGTCATTAGCATGAATCACCATCACAAAGTTGAATTTTCAGATTATAAGCTTTAGGGTGTATAATCCCCATAGGAAACAACCCAAGTAGAATAGATTTCTAAATTTCCCAGTCTTCTGTATTTTGAAAGTTGGCACTTAAATCAATGGCCCAATTTTGTTCGATTATATAATGATGCTCACTTTATGAGAGTGCATCTCCATGTCTTTCATTTCAATCCCACTACTTCCAGAACTCTTTACTTACAGcatttccttatattttttgttggtgTTCTTATTCAATACACTACAGCTATATACTTGATGGGGTGCCACGAATGAGGGAGAGACCAATTGGTGATTTGGTTATTGGTCTTCAGCAGCTTGGTGCAGATGTTTCTTGTTCTCCTACAAACTGCCCCCCTGTTCGCATAAATGCAAATGGGGGCCTTCCAGGGGGAAAGGTGTGGTTTTTGTCATCTTCCACAGTGATCTTTCCTGTTGTATAACATGATCCATCattgtttcttccttttgtttttctggcATTAGGTATGGGTTGCTGCAACATATTGAACAATTAAGTGATTTTACATTTTATGGTAGCATCCAACTGATACAAAACAGGTTTAGAAAATATGAGGCCTATGTAACTGCTAACTCAACTACTGCATCCCTCTTTACAGAGGCATAGTGTCAAATGAGTTGGTAACCCTGGTTGGTGATAGTTGAGTGTGGCTTGTGACTGGCCAGGGTTTTCTTTCTgctgtcattagaaaaatatatgcttTCTCCTGTGTGATAAATGCATGTGCATCTGGTTGTTCATCTAAAATGAGAAACTTGAACTTGAAACACCCATCACTTTGTTAATCACCTACTGAGGTTTCTTGAAAAGGCATATCACAGCAcagtttttttttgcatttgaaCTTGAATTTGCTATTGGGAATTAAGTTTAGGTTTTTCCTGCAACTTCattgtttgtttcttgtttagaatgatattttgaaataaaaactcGGTGCTGTTGTCATTAATGATGAAACGAAAGTCTTCATTCTCCGTTCATATTTCCCTCGTCTCCATTTTCAGGTTAAACTCTCTGGATCTATAAGTAGTCAATACTTGACTGCTTTGCTCATGGCAGCTCCTTTAGCTCTTGGAGATGTGGAAATTGAGATCGTTGACAAATTGATTTCTGTTCCATATGTTGAGATGACTCTGAAGTTGATGGAGCGCTATGGAGTCTTTGTAGAACACAGTGATAACTGGGATCGTTTCTTTGTTCGAGGAGGTCAAAAGTACAAGTAGGTTTCTTTAGTACATGTAGTGTATGAATATTTGAAGTAATGTTGCACTTGAAGTAACATGCTGACAATTCAACCAGGTCTCCtaaaaattcttttgttgagGGCGATGCTTCAAGTGCCAGTTACTTCCTAGCTGGTGCAGCAATCACTGGTGGGACCATCACTGTCGAAGGTTGTGGGATGGATAGTTTGCAGGTATTTCACTAGTCCATATATATTGGACTTCTACTTGGCAATAATTTTAGAATGTAATATTTATGTGCTGACCACACCCGTCACTTTCCTcatatcaaaaacttttttatatttccttCTCAAAATTTGCATGATGTCTTCCAGAGTCCTGACTGACTCCCTGATTCCTAATAAATTCCATGGAGGAAGAGAATATTACAAAATCTATCTAACTATTAAATGCAGCAGACAAGTACAGTTTATTATATGTATACATTCAGTCTCCACACCTATCTACCTAATTCAAGTTTCTTTTTGGTTGGAAATAAAGGGAGATGTAAAGTTTGCAGAGGTTCTTGAGAAAATGGGAGCCAAAGTTACTTGGACAAAGAACAGTGTTACTGTCACTGGACCGCCACGAGATTCTTCTGGTCAGAAACACTTGCGTGCTGTCGATGTAAACATGAACAAAATGCCAGATGTTGCTATGACTCTGGCTGTTGTTGCGCTTTTCGCTGATGGTCCTACTGCCATAAGAGATGGTATGGTTTGACCTTTTAAATGCAGCCAATGGAGTGCCTTTTAGCTTTTAAATAAGATGACAGTGAGGGAAACTGCATTATATACTAGGAACTTCATATTTATATGCTCATAAACTTCCCAAACTatttcatgttaattaaaaatgcaTTCATTAGTACTATTTGGTAGATCAGTAGAACATGTCAGGGTGCGGCTGAACTTCTGGCTATGGAAAACCGCAATAAACATAAGCCAACCTTATCTTTCAAAATCCTTAAAATACCCATTATCTGGCTTGAAGTTCCACAAGTTATAGGCTCAtcaatgatgattttgatagtcagattttcttattcttgtcTGCTCATGCTAACAATGAATTCTGGGATTCACAATTTTTTACTGTTATCTAACTTTGAACCAATCTCTCACCTTCTCTAATTCCCAGTGGCAAGTTGGAGAGTGAAAGAAACAGAACGGATGATTGCTATTTGCACAGAACTAAGGAAGGTTAGTTTCTAGTGGCTTTCTACTCATTTTAATATCTACCCCAGCGAGGTACTTGGTTAAACAATTTGCTAATTTTGACATCTGGGCTTTATGTTTCAGTTGGGAGCAACAGTTGAAGAAGGACCAGATTACTGTGTGATCACTCCACCTGAGAAACTAAATGTGACAGAGATTGACACTTATGATGATCACAGGATGGCAATGGCATTCTCTCTTGCTGCTTGTGGAGAAGTCCAAGTCACCATCAAGGACCCTGGTTGCACTCGAAAAACTTTCCCAGACTACTTTGAGGTTCTTGAGAGGTACACAAAGCATTGAGTTGCACTCAAACCATTCATCCATGTgtactagagagagagagaggttatcCATTACCATTAGCAACCATGGGTAGTCCTGAATCAACCCAAGTTTTTAATGTATCGTGGTGTAATATTTGATTACTTATGCAAGCAGGTTGATGCTGTTATTGTACTGGAGACTGGTCATATGTGAAAGGAAAAGCCGGACTtagttcatttaattatttttactctCAAGAGAGCGAGTGTAGTTCTAGTCAATAATTATGAACTTAAATAGttctatttgtttttccattaaTGAATCAATCAATGAATGCTTGAAGTGATCAAATCAATAAATGTTCatattttctattgttttcGCATTAGATATATCTGGGATGATCCAAAGAACAGACTTTGAGTTGAGCAGGTTTGTCCAGCAGAACTTAATTCCACTCTCCAGGGCAAGATTGTGAAGAATAAAGGTCATCGTTTCCCCTGTTTAGTTTGGCCTCTTTAAAGCGAACATCCAGCCTCGTACCTTAGCTTTCGTAGCTCGATTATGCACAGCCATTAAGGGTCGAGCTATTCatgagaaagataaaaataaagagaattgcCTTGACAAGTAACTATATTCTTTAGTCCATGCTTGATCACAACATATAAATACTCACAGCGTTGGTTGGTTCCTAGCAGCTTCATCAATAATGAGATACTTGTCTTgctctgatttttttatagcttCTGGCCATCCCTCCAACGCTTAACCTTGATGACCTTCACGTGCCTTCAGTCACTAAAGAAACTGGGAAGAAGGCACTGGTCTGTGAAATCACACCTCCAAAGCGTAGCTGAAACCGACTTATAAGGCATGGAATTGGCACGGAACATGTTGCCAAAGCATGTAAAGATTGTTAATTAGGTGGTTCCCctgttatcaattttttttttatcagaatctCACATGGGGTGGTGGGTATAGTGTGTTACTGGTGGGTGGTGGCTATGGAAATTTACTGTTTTCCTTTGCATTTCATTCAATATATAAACTACTcatctcatctaaaaaaaatgcCAGTTCATTAGTGTCTAGCAAAGCCATGTTCTTGGGACCCTGCAatttttgctatatatattcaagCTTTGATTAGATTATATGGATCCAATACAAATCTGCGAATGCAGTCAACAAGAATAAATCAATGGCAGAATGGACAAGGATCACCTGATCTGTGTAATACAACGGAGTGGCATTTGATTTGTGGAGCACCATTAGTTGGAGGAGGCAAGGATGGTGATTATATTGCAAGGAATATATGGGACAAAAACTTGGATGTAATTTTCTTCAACATCAATCTTCTTCAACATTGAGCTTTCAAAGGAAGTAAAGTGGATTTTTGGCCTGTGATTCTTCGATAATCTCTACATTACACCGATCCACATGATGCATAGCTACTGCTAGCCTAACATAAATTGCAATCTAAGATATCAATAAAGATTCATTGGAAAGGTGCTTTAATGCTTTTGCCTTCATCTCAAGTTTTGTGCTGCACTACCAATGCTCACTATATTCGTAATAAGCCACTAATCTTCTGGTAAAAGTGTCAGCGATCTATTTTATCTGAAAAGCCTGtgctccattttttatttttttttaatctctaattCAGAGACAGTCTTGTGCAAATCTTGCTAGTGATTGTGGCAAGCTGGAACCAGTATCAGCAGTACACTCCAGACCCACCTGTACATAATTACTCACACCTACCCGATTTATTatactgaaaaaaataagaagaaatggTGAACccttttttgtaagaaaaaaaatccctgTGACAGTGATTATTTCGAGGTTTTATTCTTATGCTACAAGTATGGTTTAGTTTCCTATTATTATTCTTGTACAATTCTGGGTGTGGCCCTCTCCCTAGTTTGAGTGAAACGGAAGAAAACCGGGGGCAAAGCTTTTCCTGAATCCTTAATCAGTGCAAGAAGATTGGAGCTAATGAGACCTAAATTGATGGAATTACTACCATATGCAGTGAGTAATGACAGTTCAAACCTAGTAGTTTATGCTCCTACACTCGTATGATAAAATTCAGTCTCGAAAGCCCCCATAAATCCTACTCTCATTTCAATGGTGTGAAGGCATCATAATTAGCCTCGGAACCTCATCTACACCATGCCCAACAACATCCGTGCTCTATCCATACATTTCCTCCCCATCTTCTAATTTAAGAAACCGCCTCACGAGCTAGCCATAAAAACAGGAAGGGCTTGCAGATCTTGGCTGTTCCAAGCTCTCCCCATCCAATCAAATCCAAGTCTTACACATAGAAATTAGATAGAAAAGCTTTGATTTTAGTTACAAATCCCTCAATTCTCCATTTCCCATTTGTGAAGATTCTCATTCaaaccacaacaacaacaacaaaaacaaaaagcaccCAGACACCTATTTTTAAAGCAAACTAAAATTAACCAGTTTCTTGATCTCCCGTTACATAAATTTGAaaacccctctctctctctctctaaatctATACCTCGTCGTTCTACCCAATCACCATTTTTAACAGAAAACAAGAAACTTTGCTCTTTATTCCTGTCAAAGAGACAGTCACCAAACAACACCTATCCATCCTTCCACGAAaccagaaagaaaagaagaaaaaaaagattccttATACCCTTCAAACCCAACATGAAAAAACAGCTAAAATAGCAAAGACCCTTCTTCCTtatctccaccaccaccaccaccaccaccaccaccatcaatcAATCTGCATTCCTTCAAACCCTAACCCTTACCTCTCAAAACCAAAGAGAACccacattttgttttttcaagaaaatgtcTCATCTTGATCACACCCCGTCAACACCAGGCAAATTCAAGATTGACAAATCACCATATTATTCAAGAACAAGGTGGCATTCCTCTGTAGCCAAACTTACTCTCTGGTCTTCTCTCTTTGTTGCCTtaatctttctcttcttttatcgctccccatcttcttcatcaaacAACCCTCCATCCTCCGATCCATCACGCCGCTATCTTGCTTCCGCTAATTGGGGCGGAGCTGCTTGGGAAAAGCGGGTCCGGACATCTGCCCGAATCCGGTCTCGAAATGGGTTCTCTGTTTTAGTCACAGGAGCAGCTGGTTTTGTTGGAACCCATGTTTCTTCTGCCCTTAAACGCCGCGGAGATGGTGTTCTGGGGATTGATAATTTCAATGATTACTACGATCCAACTTTGAAGAGAGCAAGACAAGCACTTCTTGAAAGGAGTGGTGTTTTTATTGTGGAAGGAGATATAAATGATGTTGCTTTGTTGAAGAAATTGTTTGACATTGTGCCTTTTACTCATGTTATGCATTTGGCAGCTCAAGCTGGTGTTAGGTATGCAATGCAAAATCCTGGCTCTTATGTGCATAGTAATATTGCTGGTTTTGTTAGTTTGTTAGAAGTTTGTAAAGATGCAAATCCACAACCAGCTATTGTTTGGGCATCATCTAGTTCTGTTTATGGGCTTAATACTAAAGTGCCTTTCTCTGAGAAAGATAGGACTGATCAACCTGCTAGTTTATACGCTGCTACTAAGAAAGCTGGTGAGGAAATTGCACACACTTACAATCATATTTACGGACTTTCCCTTACTGGATTGCGATTTTTTACGGTCTTTGGACCCTGGGGGAGGCCGGATATGgcatatttcttttttaccaAGGATATTTTGAAGGGGAAGAGTATTCCGATTTTTGAGGCTGCGAATCATGGGACAGTTGCTAGGGATTTTACCTACATTGATGATATTGTGAAGGGTTGTTTGGGTTCGTTGGATACAGCAGAGAAGAGTACCGGGAGTGGAGGGAAGAAGAAAGGGCCGGCACAATTGAGGGTTTTCAATTTGGGGAATACATCTCCTGTGCCAGTTACCGATCTTGTTAGTATTTTGGAAAGGCTTTTGAAGGTTAAGGCTAAAAGGAATGTTATGAAGTTGCCACGCAACGGGGATGTTCCATATACACACGCAAATATTAGTTATGCTCAGAAGGAATTTGGATATAAGCCTACCACGGATCTGCAGACAGGGTTGAAGAAATTTGTGCGGTGGTACCTCAGTTACTATGGAGACAAGAAGGCTGTTGCAAGAtgagttgaatttttttggttCAGAACTTGGAAAACATTCCTTGTTCATTATGATTCTTATAATTGCTTTCTTAACATTTCTGTGTTGTTCACTGCATGAAAATTGTCTTTCATATATGTTTAATTGATGCTGTACAAGGAGGAATATCGTGTCCTATGTTGAAGAAGATTGTTTGGTTGgtggattttgttttgttgggcACTTCCTGCACTGTATCAAAACAAAGCCAGAACCATCCTTCTCTTTTGTTTCCTATTTTTTGGAATATGTAATTGTTGTAGTTTCGGCATTGTAGAATTCATGACTGATAGAGCACATGTTGATTGTTGGACTTgtatcatttaataaaatagcacACGTGAATTTCACATCTATGTCTTCTTACTGAACAAATTGAATTCATTTGACTATTGtatagttgtgttttttttgtacaaAGGCTCGGTCTGGTATTGATATCCATGACAATTTTCAGCTACAGCTATTTCTTtcttgcttgttttgaatgattttgatgGTTAGTTTCT is part of the Populus trichocarpa isolate Nisqually-1 chromosome 2, P.trichocarpa_v4.1, whole genome shotgun sequence genome and encodes:
- the LOC7453965 gene encoding 3-phosphoshikimate 1-carboxyvinyltransferase 2, giving the protein MAQVSKISNGAQNTYTTIHLLKPQIPKSLSSISFRSQLIKGSSFGLKQCKKMGSCKLKVEPLKVLASIATAEKPSTVPEIVLQPIKDISGTVTLPGSKSLSNRILLLAALSEGTTVVDNLLNSDDVHYMLGALRTLGLHVEDNKKLKQAIVEGCGGQFPVGKEANVDVELFLGNAGTAMRPLTAAVTAAGGNSSYILDGVPRMRERPIGDLVIGLQQLGADVSCSPTNCPPVRINANGGLPGGKVKLSGSISSQYLTALLMAAPLALGDVEIEIVDKLISVPYVEMTLKLMERYGVFVEHSDNWDRFFVRGGQKYKSPKNSFVEGDASSASYFLAGAAITGGTITVEGCGMDSLQGDVKFAEVLEKMGAKVTWTKNSVTVTGPPRDSSGQKHLRAVDVNMNKMPDVAMTLAVVALFADGPTAIRDVASWRVKETERMIAICTELRKLGATVEEGPDYCVITPPEKLNVTEIDTYDDHRMAMAFSLAACGEVQVTIKDPGCTRKTFPDYFEVLERYTKH
- the LOC7453966 gene encoding UDP-glucuronate 4-epimerase 3 is translated as MSHLDHTPSTPGKFKIDKSPYYSRTRWHSSVAKLTLWSSLFVALIFLFFYRSPSSSSNNPPSSDPSRRYLASANWGGAAWEKRVRTSARIRSRNGFSVLVTGAAGFVGTHVSSALKRRGDGVLGIDNFNDYYDPTLKRARQALLERSGVFIVEGDINDVALLKKLFDIVPFTHVMHLAAQAGVRYAMQNPGSYVHSNIAGFVSLLEVCKDANPQPAIVWASSSSVYGLNTKVPFSEKDRTDQPASLYAATKKAGEEIAHTYNHIYGLSLTGLRFFTVFGPWGRPDMAYFFFTKDILKGKSIPIFEAANHGTVARDFTYIDDIVKGCLGSLDTAEKSTGSGGKKKGPAQLRVFNLGNTSPVPVTDLVSILERLLKVKAKRNVMKLPRNGDVPYTHANISYAQKEFGYKPTTDLQTGLKKFVRWYLSYYGDKKAVAR